A single window of Terriglobales bacterium DNA harbors:
- a CDS encoding DoxX family protein encodes MSTHTVTTFPTRPEATPDVQVPAAPGSGWMGYVVAAGRVLYSAIFLLSAVGHFTKQTIDYAAQQGVPLASIAVPVSGVLALLGGLSVLLGYRARIGAWLLVLFLVPVTLMMHNFWAFTDPAMGQLQFVMFLKNLSMLGAALIIAGMGAGPLSLDDRRLRRRRFLAQVEEEFEGMRAA; translated from the coding sequence ATGTCGACTCATACTGTTACAACTTTCCCCACCCGCCCCGAGGCGACACCGGACGTGCAGGTTCCGGCTGCACCGGGAAGCGGTTGGATGGGGTATGTAGTGGCTGCGGGGCGCGTGCTGTACTCGGCAATCTTTCTACTCTCTGCGGTGGGCCACTTCACGAAGCAAACAATCGACTATGCGGCGCAACAGGGAGTGCCGCTGGCATCCATCGCGGTGCCAGTCTCAGGCGTTCTTGCGCTGTTGGGAGGGTTGAGCGTTTTGCTGGGTTACCGTGCGCGCATCGGCGCGTGGCTGCTGGTGCTGTTCCTGGTGCCGGTCACGCTGATGATGCATAACTTCTGGGCGTTCACGGACCCGGCGATGGGGCAACTGCAGTTCGTCATGTTCCTGAAGAACCTGTCGATGCTTGGCGCCGCGCTGATTATCGCGGGTATGGGAGCCGGGCCGTTGAGTCTGGACGACCGACGTTTGCGTCGCCGCAGATTCCTGGCGCAGGTTGAAGAGGAGTTCGAGGGCATGCGCGCGGCATGA